A DNA window from Pogona vitticeps strain Pit_001003342236 chromosome 2, PviZW2.1, whole genome shotgun sequence contains the following coding sequences:
- the LOC110070110 gene encoding uncharacterized protein LOC110070110 isoform X20, producing MVKVEQEEEPSGLYQLGSERFPGTSSGDRWAGFPNLIKPEKEEDLYYYGSEEYPRGAGKQSGYLDDFVKAEEEEGLYSQGAEQCASVAWDHSGFPDVVVKPEEEEEFSNKSGSVAGVPSGFCDFFVKPEKGEELCNHGSEENASGAVNQSGEGDAHATKLMGEQGGLDVFIKPEEEEGLYNHEAEGGTNVAWDQSGFPDILVKAEEEEVLYSQGVEECASVAWNHSGVPDSVIKPEEEEELFKESASVFGDQSGFHAIVIKPEEEEGLCSLISGESVNIAVEQSENCGKTKMCIKCGKCFTCNLDLARHQKSHEEDREKSYKATKGTFMLHQKANTGNKHFKCRMSGQCKPLAGHQKIQAKPQRYRCQECGKCFSHPSKFLRHQAVHTGEKPYKCDWCGKCFPQNSHLVTHQVVHTGEKPYKCDECGKCFSQNSNLVMHQAVHTGEKPYECELCGKSFAYKSDLVKHQRVHTGEKPYKCEQCGKCFSQNSNLVKHQAVHTGEKPYKCQQCGKSFPQNSNLTMHQTVHTGEKPYKCEQCGKCFSQNSNLVMHQAVHTGEKPHECELCGKCFAYKADLVKHQRVHTGEKPYKCKQCGKCFSQNSNLVTHQAVHTGEKPYKCDQCGKCFSQNSNLVTHQAVHTSEKPYRSQEYEKYFAHGPHIVSNEKVHKGERTYKCQECGKCFASSSILVKHQGVHTGEKPYRCQECGKSFVYKADLVKHQRVHTREKPYKCCECGKCFAQISNLVMHERVHTGEKPFKCQECGKCFASSSVLLSHQRVHTGEKPFKCEECGNCFAWRGNLVKHQKVHRGEAPYKCQECGKCFAYNSDLVSHLKIHTGEKPYKCPECGICFASRSDVVIHRKNHTGEKPYRCQECEKCFAWNSQFLRHKAVHTREKPYKCEQCGKDFARNSNLVTHQAVHTGEKPYECQECGKCFSQKAKLFKHYRVHTGEKPYRCQECGKLFAASSALVIHQRKHTGEKPYKCKECGKCFACNTHLVRHERIHTKEKPYKCQDCEKSFTQKYQFMIHKRVHTGGKLYKCQECGKCFAQNARLETHRAIHTAEQPYKCQQCGKCFVQRSRLMRHQALHTEEKLVKS from the exons ATGGTCAAAGTGGAGCAAGAAGAGGAGCCAAGTGGCCTCTACCAGTTGGGATCCGAGAGATTTCCAGGAACCAGCTCAGGTGACAGATGGGCTG GATTTCCTAATCTTATAAaaccagagaaggaagaggaccTGTATTATTATGGATCTGAGGAATACCCCAGAGGTGCTGGAAAGCAGTCAG GATATCTAGACGATTTTGttaaagcagaggaagaagaggggctgTACAGCCAGGGAGCTGAGCAATGCGCAAGTGTTGCCTGGGACCATTCAG GATTTCCTGACGTGGTTGTAAagccagaggaggaagaggaatttTCCAACAAAAGTGGAAGCGTAGCTGGTGTTCCTTCAG GGTTTTGTGACTTTTTTGTAAAGCCAGAGAAGGGAGAGGAACTGTGTAATCATGGATCTGAGGAAAATGCAAGCGGTGCTGTCAACCAGTCCGGTGAGGGAGATGCTCATGCAACTAAACTGATGGGGGAACAAG GAGGTCTGGATGTTTTCATAaaaccagaggaggaggaagggctgtaCAACCATGAAGCCGAAGGAGGTACAAATGTTGCCTGGGACCAGTCAG GATTTCCTGACATTCTGGtaaaggcagaggaggaagaggtgctGTATAGCCAGGGAGTGGAAGAATGCGCAAGTGTTGCCTGGAACCATTCAG GAGTTCCTGACTCTGTTATAAagccagaggaagaagaggaattgTTCAAGGAAAGTGCAAGTGTTTTTGGAGACCAGTCAG GATTTCATGCCATTGTTATAAagccagaggaggaagaggggctgtGCAGCCTGATATCTGGGGAAAGTGTAAACATTGCTGTTGAACAATCAG AAAACTGCGGGAAAACAAAAATGTGCAtcaagtgtgggaaatgtttcacctGCAATTTGGATCTGGCCAGACACCAGAAGTCCCAtgaggaagacagagagaaatcCTACAAAGCCACCAAGGGAACATTTATGCTTCACCAGAAGGCCAACACTGGAAATAAACACTTCAAGTGCAGAATGTCTGGACAATGTAAGCCACTTGCCGGCCACCAGAAAATCCAAGCAAAACCACAACGATacagatgccaggagtgtggaaaatgttttagtCACCCTTCAAAGTTTCTGAGGCACCAGGcagtccatacaggagagaaaccatacaaatgcgactggtgtggaaaatgttttcctCAGAATTCACATCTTGTGACACATCAAgtagtccacacaggagagaaaccatacaaatgtgacgagtgtgggaaatgtttttctcagaattcaAACCTTGTGATGCACCAAGccgtccacacaggagagaaaccctatgaatGTGAGCTATGTGGAAAGAGTTTTGCTTATAAATCGGACCTTGTGAAGCaccaaagagtccacacaggagagaaaccatacaaatgtgaacagtgtgggaaatgtttttctcagaattcaAATCTGGTGAAGCATCAGgcagtccacacaggagagaaaccctataaatgtcaGCAGTGTGGAAAAAGTTTTCCTCAGAATTCAAACCTTACGATGCATCAAacggtccacacaggagaaaaaccctataaatgtgagcagtgtggaaaatgtttttctcagaattcaAACCTAGTGATGCATCAGGCAGTGCACACCGGAGAGAAACCCCACGAATGTGAGCTGTGTGGAAAGTGTTTTGCTTATAAAGCAGATCTAGTAAAGCACCAAAgagttcatacaggagagaaaccatacaaatgtaaacagtgtggaaaatgtttttctcagaattcaAACCTGGTGACACATCAGGCAgtgcacacaggagagaaaccatataaatgtgatCAGTGTGGAAAGTGTTTTTCCCAGAATTCAAATCTTGTGACACATCAGGCAGTCCACACAAGTGAGAAACCATACAGATCACAggaatatgaaaaatattttgctCACGGTCCACACATTGTGAGCAATGAAAAAGTacacaaaggagaaagaacatataaatgccaggaatgtgggaaatgttttgcttccagTTCAATTCTTGTAAAACACCAGggagtccacacaggggagaaaccatacagatgtcaagaatgtggaaaatcttttgTTTACAAGGCAGATCTCGTGAAACACCAGAGGGTGCACACaagagagaagccatacaaatgttgtgagtgtgggaaatgttttgctcagatttCAAACCTCGTGATGCatgagagagtccacacaggggagaagccatttaaatgccaggagtgtggtaAATGCTTTGCCTCCAGTTCAGTCCTTCTGagccaccagagagtccacacaggagagaaaccattcaaATGTGAGGAGTGTGGTAATTGTTTTGCTTGGAGAGGCAACCTTGTCAAGCATCAAAAAGTTCACAGAGGAGAGGctccgtacaaatgccaggagtgtggaaaatgttttgcttacaattcaGATCTTGTGAGCCACCTgaaaatccacacaggagagaaaccctacaaatgcccaGAATGCGGGATATGTTTTGCTTCCAGGTCTGACGTTGTGATCCATCGGAAAaatcacacaggagagaaaccatacagatgccaggagtgtgagaaatgttttgcttggaattcacaGTTTCTGAGGCATAAGGCAGTTCACACcagagaaaaaccatacaaatgtgagCAGTGTGGAAAAGACTTTGCTCGGAATTCAAATCTTGTGACACATCAAGCTGTCCACACCGgcgagaaaccatatgaatgccaggagtgtggaaaatgtttctctCAAAAGGCAAAGCTTTTCAAGCACTATagagtccacacaggggaaaaaccatacaGATGTCAGGAGTGCGGGAAGCTTTTTGCCGCAAGCTCAGCCCTTGTGATCCATCAGCGAaaacacacaggagagaaaccttacaaatgcaaGGAGTGTGGAAAGTGTTTTGCTTGCAATACACATCTTGTGAGGCATGAAAGGATCCATACTaaagagaaaccatataaatgccaagaTTGTGAGAAATCTTTCACTCAGAAATATCAATTTATGATACATAAGAGAGTCCATACGGGAGGGAAACTATATAAATgccaagaatgtggaaaatgttttgctcagaatgcaCGACTTGAGACTCACCGGGCAATCCATACAGCAGAACAGCCATATAAATGCcagcagtgtgggaaatgttttgttcagcGTTCACGACTTATGAGGCACCAAGCACTTCATACAGAAGAAAAACTAGTAAAATCATAG